The Bacteroidota bacterium genomic sequence TCATAGATCATATAGGTGAGGTAATGTTTCTTCGAGTCGGCGGAGCGCTTTGTAAACGCGGGACCATACTCATAGCTCAGAAGAAATTCCTGGGCGGTAACATTCCACGGACCTATGTCGGCAAGAACAACCGAATTGTACTTCGGGTCGAGATAGAAATTTGACGGCAAGTCTGAGGAGGGCTGGGCTGTTGCGAACGAAGAGGCGGTGATGATAAGCGCGCTGGCCAGCGCAAAGATATGTCCCTTCCGCTCACAGCTTCTGGTGTTCACAAGTTCACCTAAAATCGAACGGCAAGTGAGAACGAGTGCACGCCTTCAAGCCGTCCGTAATCACGATACGCGTAATCGAACTTTACCAATGAGCTGCTGGAAACGAGGCTGGAGGTAACGCCCAGACCGAGTGAAAGCCCCCCTTCGCTCTGACTCAGGAAGAGCGACTGGTATCCGGCGCGGATGAAAATGAAATCGCGCAGCGCAAATTCGGTTCCGACATCGACGCTCTCGTAATTATCGTTCGGGTGGATCGCATCGACCGCAACTGTCCATCGATAGGTCTCGTTGTCCACAACGTTCGTCGAGACGCCGATCTGGAACCGGAGCGGCAGGTCCCATGAATTCATTTCAATGTCTGCCGGGATCTGGTTGTTCGTCCCCGGCTTTGTTGCGTCGAGCTGAAGAAATTGCCGCGTATCGCTCCCCGCCAGCGTCATCGGCGTTCCAAAATTCGACAACGTCGCTCCGATGACCATACCGCCAAAAAGATCCGTCTTGAATAACGTCCCGACATCCACTGCGAACGCGTCGGCTGTTTCGTGCCAGATCGATTGCTGAATGAACTTCGCGGTGAAGCCGACGGAAAAACGGTCGCTGAGCAGCCGGGCATAGGAGAGCCCGGCGGCAATATCACCGGCGCTGAAATACTCTCCTGTGCCATCCGGCATTTCCACCGTGGTCACGGGCATATCGGCCATGCTCAGGGAGGTGAGGCTGAACCCGAGCGTTCCGAAACTCCCCACAGGAAGGACGATGCCGGCAAAATCGAACTTTGTATCCGCGATCCAATCGGTATGCGAAAGAACTGCTTCGCTGCCGGTAAGTTTGGCGATGCCCGCGGGGTTCCAGTAGAGGGCCGTGGCGTCGTTGGAGAGGCTCACGAATGCCCCCCCGAGGCCGATCGCCGGAGCGCCGACGGAGATTTCCAGAAACGTTGCTGCCGTCGTCCCTGTTTTCGAGACGTCGACGGCGCTTTGCCCGTACACCGCGACCGGGAGTATTGCGGCAAGGAGAATGATGTGCAGACGTTTGTTCATGAAAATGGACTCCGGCTTCATTATTTCATAACCGCAAACT encodes the following:
- a CDS encoding PorV/PorQ family protein, whose translation is MNKRLHIILLAAILPVAVYGQSAVDVSKTGTTAATFLEISVGAPAIGLGGAFVSLSNDATALYWNPAGIAKLTGSEAVLSHTDWIADTKFDFAGIVLPVGSFGTLGFSLTSLSMADMPVTTVEMPDGTGEYFSAGDIAAGLSYARLLSDRFSVGFTAKFIQQSIWHETADAFAVDVGTLFKTDLFGGMVIGATLSNFGTPMTLAGSDTRQFLQLDATKPGTNNQIPADIEMNSWDLPLRFQIGVSTNVVDNETYRWTVAVDAIHPNDNYESVDVGTEFALRDFIFIRAGYQSLFLSQSEGGLSLGLGVTSSLVSSSSLVKFDYAYRDYGRLEGVHSFSLAVRF